Within Bdellovibrio bacteriovorus HD100, the genomic segment CGTGAAAACTTTAAAAAATGGGTGGACCTGAAGCCCGACGCCTTCATCATGAGTGATCCAGGCTTGATGATGATCGCCAAGGAAGTCGACCCAAACGTCAATATCCACCTGAGCGTGCAATCCAACTGCATGAACTGGCAAAGCGTGAAATTCTGGCAGCAACAAGGCGCCACACGCATTATCCTCAGTCGCGAGCTGCGCTTGGAAGAAATCCGAGAGATTCACGAACGTGTTCCTGGCATCGAACTTGAGGCCTTCGTGCACGGATCCATTTGCATTGCTTACTCCGGCCGCTGCCTGTTGTCCCACTACATGAGCTATCGCGATGCCAATCAAGGGGTCTGCGACAACAGTTGCCGCTACGGCTATAACATTCACAAGGCCGAAGGCAGTAAAGACGACGAATTCTATCTGGAGGACCTGCGCGACAAGGGGCAATTCTATCAAATTGACGAAGACGAACACGGCACCTATATCATGAACGCGAAGGACCTTTGTGTCATTGAGCACCTGAAAGAGCTGCGCGATGCGGGGATCTGCTCATTCAAAGTGGAAGGACGCACTAAATCTCTTTATTACGCTTCAATGATTTCCAGAGTTTACCGCAAGGCGATCGATGACATGATGGCGGGACGTGAATTCGACCCAAATCTTTTGAAGGAACTGTCCAAGGTCCCGAATCGCGGCTATCACACGGGTTTTGTTACTGGCAATCTGAGCCATAATTCCCAGGAGTACCGCCATTCGACCTCCCGCAACTTCACGCAAAGATTTGCAGGCGTCGTTTTAGGACAATCAGAAAATCCAGAATTTGTAAAAGTCGAAGCAAGACACCGTGTGCGCACGGGGGACACAGTCGAAGTCATTTCCCCCCAAGGAACACAAACAGCCACGGTCGGCCGTATTTTGAATTCAAACTACGAAGTCGTTCCGCAGGCAGGCGGCGGAGGCTTAACTTTCCATTTGGAACTTCCTGTCCCTGCTACTCCTGATTCTCTCATCAGCTTGATTGAATCTGGGGGGTTCTAAGCCCCAGGAAACTTATTCCCGGCCGAAACGACTACTCCAGCTCACCCAGC encodes:
- a CDS encoding U32 family peptidase C-terminal domain-containing protein — its product is MSPELLMPAGSLEKLKYAYRYGADAVYVGVPLFSLRARENEMTIEDLQAGIAFAREHGKQIYVTANIFARNLKLKSFRENFKKWVDLKPDAFIMSDPGLMMIAKEVDPNVNIHLSVQSNCMNWQSVKFWQQQGATRIILSRELRLEEIREIHERVPGIELEAFVHGSICIAYSGRCLLSHYMSYRDANQGVCDNSCRYGYNIHKAEGSKDDEFYLEDLRDKGQFYQIDEDEHGTYIMNAKDLCVIEHLKELRDAGICSFKVEGRTKSLYYASMISRVYRKAIDDMMAGREFDPNLLKELSKVPNRGYHTGFVTGNLSHNSQEYRHSTSRNFTQRFAGVVLGQSENPEFVKVEARHRVRTGDTVEVISPQGTQTATVGRILNSNYEVVPQAGGGGLTFHLELPVPATPDSLISLIESGGF